Proteins co-encoded in one Brassica oleracea var. oleracea cultivar TO1000 chromosome C4, BOL, whole genome shotgun sequence genomic window:
- the LOC106342581 gene encoding transcription factor bHLH155-like, which translates to MGSTSQEILRSLCSNTDWKYAVFWKLNHRSRMVLTLEDAYYDNHRHNDSLKNMHGAHDPLGLALAKMAYHVYSLGEGIIGHVAVSGEHQWLFPEYYDNYHSVSEFHNVWESQISAGIKTVLVVAVGPCGVVQLGSLRKIDEDVTLVNHIKHMFLALKDPLADHAANLMQYNMNNSLCLPKLPSECLHVEAFSNCSGEVGKAMEVEESSFLTQYPSLHPYLKNHALNNTSSSALAIEAERLITDQSYPGLDSSTFHNLSEPMPERRCESSRFDALISSGYTFPGSELLEALGSGFKQTSRGLEELVKSEHGSATRPTDDNMSHSQLTFDSAPENLLDAVVANVCHSDGNARDDIFSSRSVQSFLTSMEMAEPSGQNNHIMMNQLPPAAEVDTQQNTSDICGAFSSIGFSSTCPSSSSDHFQTSLEMPKKNKKRAKPGESSRPRPRDRQLIQDRIKELRELVPNGSKCSIDSLLERTIKHMLFLQNVTKHADKLSKSANTKMQQKETGAQGSTCAVEVGGHLQVCSIIVENLNKHGMVLIEMLCEECSHFLEISNVIRSLDLTILRGVTEAQGDKTWICFVVESQSNKVMQRMDILWSLVQIFQPKANGKP; encoded by the exons ATGGGTTCTACTTCGCAAGAGATACTGAGGAGCCTTTGCTCCAACACAGACTGGAAGTATGCTGTGTTCTGGAAACTTAACCATCGATCTCGAAT GGTACTTACCTTGGAGGATGCTTACTATGACAATCATCGGCACAACGACTCACTAAAAAACATGCATGGAGCACATGACCCCCTGGGTTTAGCTTTGGCGAAGATGGCTTATCATGTCTATTCTCTAGGGGAAGG GATTATAGGACATGTTGCGGTTTCTGGAGAACATCAATGGTTATTCCCGGAATATTATGACAACTATCACTCAGTATCTGAG TTTCATAATGTTTGGGAGAGTCAAATATCTGCTGGAATCAAG ACCGTTCTTGTAGTAGCTGTTGGTCCCTGTGGTGTTGTGCAACTAGGCTCTCTGCGTAAA ATTGATGAAGATGTAACATTGGTGAATCATATAAAACATATGTTTTTGGCACTCAAGGATCCACTGGCAGATCATGCAGCAAATTTAATGCAATATAATATGAACAATTCGTTGTGTCTG CCAAAATTACCTTCTGAATGTTTACATGTTGAGGCTTTCTCTAATTGCTCTGGAGAAGTTGGCAAAGCTATGGAGGTGGAAGAGTCAAGTTTTCTAACTCAGTATCCTAGTTTACATCCGTATTTGAAGAATCATGCGCTCAACAACACAAGCTCATCTGCTTTAGCCATTGAGGCTGAAAGATTGATAACAGATCAATCATATCCAGGCCTGGACTCATCAACTTTTCATAATTTATCTGAGCCTATGCCGGAGAGGAGATGTGAGTCAAGTCGATTTGATGCTTTGATCTCATCTGGATACACTTTTCCTGGCAGCGAGCTGTTAGAGGCATTAGGCTCTGGTTTCAAGCAAACGAGCAGGGGTCTTGAGGAGCTAGTGAAGTCTGAACATGGCTCAGCAACGAGACCAACAGATGATAATATGAGTCATAGCCAGCTTACGTTTGACTCTGCCCCTGAGAATCTTCTAGATGCTGTGGTGGCTAATGTTTGTCATAGCGATGGCAATGCCAGGGATGATATCTTCTCGAGCAGATCTGTACAGTCATTTCTTACCAGCATGGAAATGGCAGAACCCTCAGGTCAAAACAATCATATTATGATGAATCAGCTGCCACCAGCAGCAGAGGTGGATACTCAACAGAATACGTCAGACATCTGTGGTGCATTTTCTTCGATTGGATTCTCATCCACGTGTCCCAGCTCCTCTAGTGATCATTTTCAGACGTCCCTGGAGATGCCTAAGAAGAACAAAAAGAGGGCCAAACCTGGCGAAAGTTCTCGGCCTCGCCCAAGAGACAGGCAGCTCATTCAGGATCGAATCAAGGAACTTCGAGAACTTGTGCCTAATGGATCAAAG TGCAGTATTGATTCTTTGCTAGAACGCACGATCAAGCACATGCTCTTTCTGCAGAATGTTACTAAGCATGCTGACAAGCTCAGTAAAAGTGCTAATACAAAG ATGCAACAAAAGGAAACAGGCGCGCAAGGTTCAACCTGCGCAGTGGAGGTTGGAGGCCATCTTCAAGTGTGCTCTATTATCGTGGAGAATCTGAACAAGCATGGGATGGTGCTTATCGAG ATGTTATGTGAAGAATGTAGCCATTTTCTTGAGATATCAAACGTGATCAGGAGCTTGGATCTTACCATTTTGAGAGGCGTCACCGAGGCTCAGGGAGATAAAACATGGATATGCTTTGTAGTTGAG AGTCAAAGCAACAAAGTGATGCAGAGAATGGACATTTTGTGGTCTTTGGTTCAAATATTTCAGCCAAAGGCCAATGGCAAGCCGTAG
- the LOC106342582 gene encoding uncharacterized protein LOC106342582, which yields MGKRQISQDEVGPPINPRAGLRREQAGRGSYRGS from the coding sequence ATGGGTAAGAGGCAAATCTCACAGGATGAAGTAGGTCCACCGATAAATCCAAGAGCTGGATTACGAAGAGAACAAGCTGGAAGAGGTTCATACAGGGGTAGTTAG
- the LOC106338135 gene encoding mitogen-activated protein kinase kinase kinase 1-like: MIKLGVFVVLLVFFLAGVVTLSQGFIETNHTEKAKVWRFSDIPSMKFVKFLGKGSYGSVHLYRHTTHDGSTSFIAAKSSSDRRTIQREFRVLSQLKGSPRIVRVFSSSLHEGLDRIGNRVYEIPMEYASAGTLSSFIRVNKQLNDSTVKDFTRMILQGLVSIHSHGYVHCDLKPGNLLLFPVYDQQTSTNHTYELKIADFGLTLKEGEEESDNWKYHSPYVGTPVYMSPESVRDGTVGKALDLWSLGCIVLEMYTGKRPWSEVSFYDLEDFLGEDKKVPEIPDTVPSDARQFLDKCFAVKPEDRGTASELLLHPFLVGDDKKIADDTTAPTKRWRRMGIMKPPAKLEDSVIKTKALKVKMISFKKSLKLKIPPPRPPSSTFVPVH, translated from the coding sequence ATGATCAAACTAGGTGTTTTCGTTGTCTTACTCGTTTTCTTTCTCGCGGGAGTTGTTACACTTTCTCAAGGGTTTATAGAGACCAATCACACAGAGAAAGCAAAAGTGTGGCGTTTCAGTGACATACCATCCATGAAGTTCGTCAAGTTTCTAGGCAAAGGTTCATACGGCTCCGTCCACCTCTACCGTCACACAACACACGATGGCTCAACCTCCTTCATCGCCGCGAAGAGCTCCTCGGACCGTCGGACTATCCAAAGAGAGTTTCGAGTACTCTCCCAGCTCAAAGGATCTCCTAGGATCGTGCGAGTGTTTAGCAGCTCTCTTCACGAAGGACTCGACAGAATCGGAAACAGAGTCTACGAGATACCTATGGAATACGCTTCTGCAGGTACTCTTTCAAGTTTCATCCGCGTTAACAAACAGTTGAATGATTCGACCGTCAAAGATTTTACTAGGATGATACTTCAAGGTCTGGTCTCGATTCATAGTCACGGTTATGTTCACTGCGATCTTAAACCGGGCAATCTCCTTCTCTTTCCGGTTTATGATCAGCAAACATCGACTAATCACACTTATGAACTGAAGATTGCGGATTTTGGATTGACGTTGAAGGAAGGAGAGGAAGAATCTGATAATTGGAAGTACCATTCTCCCTATGTGGGAACTCCTGTCTACATGTCTCCCGAGTCTGTCAGAGATGGTACTGTCGGGAAAGCCCTAGATTTATGGTCCTTGGGTTGCATTGTTCTCGAGATGTACACTGGTAAGCGTCCGTGGTCAGAGGTTAGTTTTTATGATCTTGAAGATTTTTTAGGGGAGGACAAAAAGGTACCTGAGATTCCAGACACTGTGCCGTCTGATGCAAGGCAGTTTCTGGACAAGTGTTTTGCAGTGAAACCTGAAGATAGAGGAACCGCTTCTGAGTTGTTGTTGCATCCGTTTCTGGTCGGAGATGATAAGAAGATTGCTGATGACACCACAGCACCGACGAAGAGATGGAGGAGGATGGGAATCATGAAACCTCCGGCTAAATTGGAAGATAGTGTTATTAAAACCAAGGCATTGAAGGTGAAGATGATTTCATTCAAGAAATCCCTAAAGCTGAAGATTCCTCCTCCTAGACCTCCAAGTTCCACTTTTGTTCCCGTTCACTAG